The Procambarus clarkii isolate CNS0578487 chromosome 37, FALCON_Pclarkii_2.0, whole genome shotgun sequence nucleotide sequence CACCGAACCATTCCCATGTGTTTCCTGAAGCAATAAATCAATCTTTGCTTATAATGTCTTCAGAATTGTTAGATGCAACGTATCCTTTGCATAATTACCGTACCTGGCCCCGAGTTCATATCACTTAAAATGTTCACTTAATAACACAGACAGTATATACATTTGatgaaatatattaatatgttttCCATTCCTGTATGATTCAGTGAATCGAGTGACCGTGAACTGCCGTCAGCAAAACAAAGCAAACTGCCCAAATGCATTTGGAATACATTCGATTCTCTTATAAATGATGAGTTTTTCCACCTGCTGCACTTACCATAATTCTATAAAAAATAGAAATGTCTGTTTGTCCGAGGTTGAAGGCACACACTTAAggctaagtaagtaattatcaaaacaagATGTCAAGCCGGGGAGACTATGTAGCTCGCTTTGGGGTAAGTTTCACCCAATATCTCCCAGTAAATGCTGTTGTGTACGTGCCCAAAAATGGGCGGGTCGCCATTTACATCCAAGAGTGCAAATGACACTGGGCCAAATTTACTCCTATGATATATTTCGCAATATCATTTTATGACACGATTTGATTTATTGTTATCTTTGATACATTGTAAAACTTGGACACATTGATCATGCAAAAACAGTAAAAATAATTCTACGGATCATAATTTTGCCCTAAAGTTCAAGGGtgctggttcaagttcaagtttttttttcattttattattAAAACAGAGCAATTACAGCGTAcagtaaccatataaacaggaaagcagagtaacaaagaacacagaacaacaacaacacagataacaagtaacacagatcaacataacacaaaagtgaaaacaaagaataacataaaactcataagaacacacacacacaaacaaaagcagcactacccagacggggcgcgccaaaagcgtcagtaattacaaTAGCACACAAGGAACACAATAAAACCAGAGGTAAAATATAAACaaggaatacacatacaaaattacacaacacaccacagaatcGAGAACACAATAACAGAACATGGTAATACAAtactgtaaatacaacatagtaaagaaaatgcaggaaattaacaagggaatacaacaaagcaatacacagcacagtacacagaacaaaggaaacagaacacatttGCATGACATAGtaaaatatcaaaataaaaaataaagaatcGGTAGAGCACAAACCAACATTAgaacatataacacagtaaaTAGGACACAGATAAGAGAACAAAACGTAAATAAGCATAAACAAAAATGGAATATTACACATAGGAAACAATGAAATagtcaaaaaaaaagaaaaaacactaGAGCATTATAACCCAGCAAGAACTAGGTAAGAAAACAGGGGGAAAAAAAAGGAACCCGTAACACATAGCTCAACAAACCAACGAAAGAAATAAAGCAACACAAagcaagaaccacacacacagtcaatcATCTTCATATTTATCCGGATAGTAACGACGCGGGTACTTCTTCCTGTAGGCATCCCACTGTGCCCACATTTCCATAGGCGCGTTAACGTGACTACGTGACCCTCGTGGGCGATGCATGAAGTCAGGCATCTCCAGCTCGGCTCCCTCCACCACGGGGGCGGTAGGCACGGGAAGAGGCCGCACAGAGGGCTTTGATACAGACGGTGGAACCACACGGGACTGAAGCACAGGAGTCGGCGGGACACAGGCCGGCAACTGAGCGGGCGGAGTCGCAGGGGACGCAATCACAGAGGGCGATGGTGCAGGGGCCGACACCACAGGGGACGGAGTAACAAAGGATGACTGAGCAGAGGGCAAAGGCGCGGAAGGCACAGACATGGACGCCAGAGGCACGGAGGCCGCCGGAACAGAAGCATTTGTAAGAACCGGCACCAAGCCCCTACCCTCTCTCGCAAACTGTGCCGGTGCCACAACCTCCCAACCCGGGGAACCAGCAACCGGTGACGCGGAGGCAGCCGGAGAAGACACCGGACCAGGGCCAGGCGACAATCCCACCACAGGACCCATCACTGCTGCAACACGACCCACAGGAGCCGCAGGCACTCCAACAGCGTCGCACACATCACCATCCCCAGAAAACGAACTCCTGGAGTCCTCAAATTCCCCGACGTCGGCCCAGGCCGTATTACGAGGCGGAGACAGACTCAAAGCTTGTCGCGAACGCTTGGACACGGGTCACAGATCGTCGGAACTATCACCTCCGCTAGGAAGCACTGTAGCAGAACCGCTGGTTGCCCGTGCAACACCCTGCAGCGCACGATCACTCAACATCGCAGCCTCAACAACCCGGGGAACAGGACCACACACCGCAGGAGACATCACAGTGTGCACGTCGACACGGGTCGAAGACACAGCTGCCGGAGACAGTACAGGCCGAGGCGCAGCCTCGACGTCCGGAGTCacgagaccacacaccacaggagatACAACTGGAGACTCGACAGGAGACGAGGCAGGCAGGGGAGGCCGAGGTGCGGGAGCCGGGGATGCACTTCCTTCCACTCCGACACCCACAGCCACATCGAGGCTGGCATCAGAGACCGGCAACGGGGCAACAGAGGACTGGGTAGTAACACTGTCCACAGCATCACCTTCCGACAGGTGTGGGACTGCCAACGGGGGAAAGTCCTCCTCCCTGAAGAGGTTCACTGGCCCGACCCGGCTCGCATCACATCCCGCAGCCTAATGGCCCGAGAGTACTTACCGGAAACACGTCCGGGACTGACCCCCATAGAACACGCGTACCATGAAGCCCAGAAGCTGGAGGGACGAAGGGATGGAGTCCTTCAAGCACAGCGCCACAGTGCGGGTCCCATTCGGGATACCCTTCCACTGCCCGGAGGAGACTGCATTCATTCGGACACTCAAGACCCGCCCATACCGGGTAAAATGACGCTGGAGAAgagtcagggaactcaaagggagcaCCATGAACCGCCACATAGGTAGTCTCACTGCACCTGTCCGACACTACCACCGAACCACCACCCTCAGGCAGAGTAAATGTCCTCCCGTCATAGCGGTCCACAAAGTCACGATACACAGCCGTGGAGCAGAATTTCACAACAGCTCGATGCTCGGATACAAGTTGAACGCCGCACACAGACGTCACATCCACCCGCAACATGTCGATCATCACCACTTCAACTGCCGAGTAAGACGCTGGGCCAGTAAATTCTAGGCCAATGGTATCTCTCCGCTtcacagggggggagggggcgccaTCCCGCCAGCCGCCACGGCCCTAAGGGTCCGCTCACGCACACAAACAACCATGGGTCAGCAAACCAGGAGCTCACAGGCGACACGTCCACCTCCGCCCAGAGCTAGGCGAAcactggttcaagttcaagtggtGGCAAGTTGAAGGGTGCTGGCGACACCACCTCCTGGCCAAGCGctccctcactatcaccacctgaCTCCCACCTGTGATAGCCACTCTCCCTCCTGTGAACCCTCAACACCCTTATCCAACACCCTTCCCAATGTGAGAGAATGGAAAATGGAAAAGAGAAAGATTcgagacgggagagagagagagagagagagcaggggggggggaagggcaagGAGGCAGAAAGACAAAGGGATGGGAAAGACAAGGAGAAGAGGTGGGAGAGGAAAGGAGAAGATGGTTGAAGTGGGTGACATAGGGAAGGGTGATTGGATGAAACTGGGGAAAGGAGGATAAAAAAAGAAGAGAAGAAGAgatgggagagggaagaggataAAAAGGCGGAGGAACGATGGGAAGGGGCGAAAGGGGAAAGGGAAAAGGGTGGAAGGAGGATATGATGATAATAAAAGATAAAAGtgtcaagctattacgactatgtagcactaggaagggacaaggataacgatttgggataggacgggggaaggaatggtgcccaaccacttgaacggtcggggatcgaacgctgacTTACATGGAGGGATTCCACGCCTATCCACCGGTGGTGACAGACGTGTTGCTGTGAGCTCCTGGTTTGCCGGCCAGTGATTGGTTTTGTTTGTGAGCAGGCCCTTGGGGACAGGTCGGGTTGGGGGATGGCTGCGCCCTTGCCCCTTGTGAAGAGGAGGGATATAATTGAACTGGATTTTACTAGCCCGCTGTCCTACCCAGCAGTTGAGGTGGTCCTGAGTGATATGTTGCTGATGGATGTGGCGTCGGTTTGTGGCGTTCAGCTTGTGTCCGGACGTAGAACTGCTGTGAAATTCCTCTCCACGGCTGTGTATCGTGACTTTGTGCATCACTGATGGGAGGTCTTCACACTGCCTGATGGTGATTGTTCGGTGGAAGTGTCGGACAGGTGTGCAGTGAGACTTTTTATGTAGTGGATCAAGGTGCTTCTTTTGGGTCCCCTGCCTCCCTTCTCCAGTGTCACTTCCCGGTATTGGTGTTCTATGCGGGCCAGCCCGGGACTTAttttggttgtgggtgtgtgggacACCTCGCTGTGAGTTGTGATGCTCGAAGTGTATGCTGAGTTAACCTGTTCCAGGAAGAGGAAGTTTCCCCGCTGGAGGTCTCGGACCCGGGTTCGTGTGATGTTGGCATGGGTGTTGGCCCGCGCTCATAGCATGACCTAGTAACAATGacctggataacaagaacttttcgcactagaaatgctataccgatgatgatacttttcaagacgctagtgctttcttgagtggagtactgctgcacaatgacagcccctttcaaagctggagaaattgctgacctggagagcgtgcagagattctttactgctagaatccactcagtaaaacatcaaaactactgggaccgactaaagagcctaaatctgtattctcttgagcgcagactggagagatacataataatttacatgtggaaaatagtagaggggctggtcccaaacctgcacacagaaataacagcacatgaggcCAGAAGGCattgcaggatgtgcagaatacccccattgaagggCAGAGgtccaacaggtactctgagagagagagctctatcaacatcagagacccaagactgttcaacatgctttcgctacacataaggggcataactggccgacccctcgtaatgttcaggagagaacttgacaaacaccggtcgtgccggtcggccgagcggacagcacgctggaattgtgatcctgtggtcccgggttcgatcccgggtgccggcgagaagcaatgggcagagtttcgttcaccctatgcccctgttacctaacagtaaaataggtacctgggtgtcagtcagctgtcacgggctgcttcctgggggtggaggcctggtcgaggaccagtccagcaacgaggaggtctggtcgacgaccgggccgcgggctggtcgacgaccgggccgcgggctgGTCGACAACCGGGTCGCGGCCTGGTTGACGACTATTCCTGTGCTGCTTCCCCATTCTGGGAGGGTGGTGGACGTGGCGGAGGCCGCTGTGGGGTCATGCCCCCGTTTCAGGGGGTCCGTGTGCCGCCGGACCCCTTGTCTCTGCCTCCTGTATGGGTGGAGCTCGTGAGGTCTTTCTACGACTTCAAGATTCCGGAGTATATGCAGCACCTTGTACCGTCGCCTAGACAAAGGGGATTGGTGGCTCTGAAATGCGTACTGTCTGCGGTATCCTAAGGCGGATTTTCTACATAAATATCTGAAGGCCTTGCCTTGGGTTGTATTTGTTTTACTGTTTTTGTATTTGTGATTTGCGCACCTGTGTTCGGTGGTTGTGTTATGCATATATGTTTCTGTTATTATTTATGTTATTGTGCTCCCGTGTACTTTCAATATTCTCCTGTACTTGTGctgcatattttatatattatattttttatttttttatgtgatttttaatttttttatttgttaaacaCATAAATACAACATAACAGAAAAAACATCAACATCAACATTAACAAGGCAAGAAACACATGAACAAAACTCAAGAACagtaaaacaaacacacaaacaaaagtcGTATAATACACAAAATTTAAACAAACAGGTAAACATTGAAACTTAGACAGAAAAGTAAAAGCACCAGAGCAGTAGAAACCAACAACAACCAGGCAAGAAACCCATGAACAAAAATAACCCTACCTCACAGC carries:
- the LOC138371894 gene encoding uncharacterized protein, producing the protein MDARGTEAAGTEAFVRTGTKPLPSLANCAGATTSQPGEPATGDAEAAGEDTGPGPGDNPTTGPITAATRPTGAAGTPTASHTSPSPENELLESSNSPTSAQAVLRGGDRLKACRERLDTGHRSSELSPPLGSTVAEPLVARATPCSARSLNIAASTTRGTGPHTAGDITVCTSTRVEDTAAGDSTGRGAASTSGVTRPHTTGDTTGDSTGDEAGRGGRGAGAGDALPSTPTPTATSRLASETGNGATEDWVVTLSTASPSDRCGTANGGKSSSLKRFTGPTRLASHPAA